DNA sequence from the Cyprinus carpio isolate SPL01 chromosome A9, ASM1834038v1, whole genome shotgun sequence genome:
GGACAGCGTCTACCCCACCGGCCGTCTGCGCAACCGCATACTTCAGTTCACCAAAGTAGGAGGCGCAGCCGGATCAGGACAAACCCTGGAAAGGAGGAGGACTAGCTTTCTGGACGGCACACTGAGGCGGGGGCTGAAGACAGGCACCATGAAGAAGCAGCGCAGCATGCAAGAGGAACAGATGCTGGAAATGTGGATCAAGGAAGAGACTTCTTCCACCAGGGCCAACATTATGGAAAAATGGAGTCGGCTGCATGGACTGGATCAGCACCAAGCCATGCTCAAATACATGAACATCATTAAAGAGTGGCCTGGGTATGGATCAACGCTGTTTGATGTGGAGGTAAGAACCGAGGGTGAAACATGAGGATGTGAGATGATTACATTAATTGAAATGGTCAAAAATGGTCAACTGTGACCCCACTTCGCACttgacattaaaggggtcatatgacgttgctaaaagaacattatttggtgtatttggtgtaatgaaatgtgtttatgtggtttaaggttcaataaacacattattttccacataatgtacattattgtttctcctctatgcccgcctttctgaaacgcgttgatttttacaaagctcatcgttctgaaaagcgaggtgtacactgattgaccagctatccagtgtgttgtgattggctgaattcctcaagcgtgttgCGGAAATGTTACGCTCCTTGCCATACTGTGGTGATGTGTGTCCCGGCGCGACGAGACAATACAAATAAAACCCTGTACAaacgaagcatttgttgcatgcagtggggacataattactgattataatgacttattctgtctttttacgtgttgcgttgcatatcgctctgcgtaaacataaaaccatgtctggagaaatgacaaacaacaagcgctactctacactgctcaaaacttacgtttaaatcatcattggcaaattctttaaatatgaaaatgtacttacaggctgttagtcagaagcaccagactgtctttgcaaagttggaactgcctcactttacagaaacagacaccggcattgtaggctactctcccaggaaacagtccttgtcctccgcaaaatgcgctgcacacatctgaatatttgggttgaactgatccgaaacagtgttgtaaatacaacttaaccactgatttctagttatgtcctcttttggaaggccaaacaaagtagtttcgctttcacaacgaaacacacagcgtcttcacaacatggcggcggcaacaatactacagcaagaatcaaaattacgaacatttgggcggcgttatgcaaatcttcccacatagtgtcatagacatgtgggggtgtgttagaatgaaccgttttaggtaggagtggttgactcttaacttttataaagaatatatctttgaatttgagactttagtctttgcaactttacagatcttttttatgcaccaagagcttgttacactccaaagagaaaggaaaaatttaaatcgcatcatatgacccctttaacaggcATTTTGAATCCAGGATAGTATTTGGATACTTTTTCGATTGGCTAATCTGACACTTCTTGTGATTCTGCGTGCAGTGTAAAGAAGGTGGTTTCCCTCATGATCTCTGGCTGAGCGTGAGTGCTGAGAACGTGTCTGTGTATAAGCGAGGAGAGGCCAAACCTCTGGAGACTTTCCCCTATGAACACATTGTCTTCTTTGGAGCGCCTCACGCCAGCACATACAAGATCACTGTGGATGGGAGGGACATGTTCTTTGAGACACCTCAGGTaatcaaatgtcattttaaacagattgttcacccagaaatgaatattctgtcatcatttactcaccctgatgtcattccaaacccaaatgactttggttaatcttcaaaagaaattaagaaatttaaagtcttctgaagagacatgatTTCTTAAAATGAGATTTAATTTAGGCCTTTATTCTCAAACATTTATCAATGCatatacatagagcacatcaaatatggtcaaCGGAAACTCAAATGTACTACAGTGAGGTTTGTTCTCACATGTCATGTTTGAGCTTCCACAAGAAACAATGTACTTGTTCTCTTGTATCACACAGTGTggttgagcttctgtttaccacATTTAATGTGCTGTATGTTTGTACTTTGGTTTAACCCTTCATGCATGAGAATTACTTCACAATTTTTAAACATGtagatgacagcattttcatttttgggggtgaactatccctttaagaatacaTAATCAATATTAAATTGAATAGAAGTGTTTCTTGGTTTGCTTCAGTTTTGTTCACTGTGAATAAACTGTGGCTTGTTTCAGGTTGGAGAGATCACCAAGATAATGAAAGCCTACATCAACATGATAGTTAAGAAACGATGCAGTGTCAGATCAGTGGCCAGCTTTGGGAGCAACTGGATCAGGTGATGAGTGCTGACCAATCACAGTCGAGAGAGAGACTTCCTTCGCACTGATGGAAAAATGAACTCCGCAGGGATGTGGATTGAtgaatatgatatgatgataCAGGAACCAGTGATAAGAAAATCTGCATGTGTGTAGACAACCACCCCTCTGACAACGTATCATGATTGAATTTAATATTCAGTTATGTGAAGTAGAATTTTGGACCAGTGAGATTCCACTGTGGGCGGGGCTACTAACAGACTGTCCTGTCAATCATCACTCGTTCCTTTATCCCATCACACCTGGTTAGTACGTGGTGCAATGCTAGTTGACCAGCAAATGTTCATGGAATGAGAAATGAGGAAAAGTTTTTTTGCCTGTCTTGCCATTTTCAACCATGCATTCTCTCATGTATTGTGCATGAGGGGCTATTCACACAGAGCgcgtttttgcattccactgcaccgtttttccattgatgtatttcTATGTGTAAGCATACGTTAGACGTGCCGTGTCTTTTGTCTCGTACATGACACAGCGTTCTAAAAATGTGGCACTcaagttaaatgtattttaaaaaacatgtctctaGACCCCATGTCTTGCATTTTTGGATTCCATTGTGCTgcatttccattgtttttctaagTAAAAAAATAGACAGAATTTTTTGGTccttaggggccattcacacagaacaatttttgtgtttgaaaaaataaataaaaactagagACATGTGGCACATTTTTAGAATGCAGTGTTGTGCAAGACGCCACAAAAGACCAGGACAAACACAGCAGTCAAACATGTCCATTTAGCAcgtttacacagaaaaacaatagaaaagacTTGTCGTGTGAACGGCCTCTTCTGGGTTAAGCTCAGGTACAGTATAAAGACATAAGCAATATCTCAACATTTCAGTGCAGTGTTGTACTTGCTATAGCAACGTGATCTGACTGGAAACTGGTGGAATACCGTTGTACTGATATTTGCAAAAAAGCTATGACTCTGTGCTATTTCACACAGTAGATCAGTTGTAAATTCTTTCTTTCAAGATAAATTGATGCATTTCAGTTTATATGTCAAGCCTTTTTTGAGACAGATGTTTGGAATAtgcttgtctttttttcttaagaatgttttttaaGGAAGCCTGCATACTTGTGACTGAAGGATGACTTTGTGTGCCTAAAAGAGAGTGAATAATTATGGGTGGGCTGGGTATTTATTCAGTGTTCGTGTCATTGTATGGATGGTGATGTTGAGTTGATGGCATGTCGTGTACAGACATCAGTGATGTAACACAGTAATAATATAAATGGAGGATGTCACATTTATGTGGTACCACAACCTCATTCAAAGTTCTGTTCATTATTGCTCCATTAATAAATCTGGTGAGCTGCTGGTCAGTTCACTGCCAATGTGCGTCTCATCATCTTTAGTTTAGCGTCAAAATATTCCAGTTTGTGTAGAggatgaaaacctttttttttgtaactggatttacaaaatgctaaataaattatttaaatcccAAATTGGTGTGGATCAtttaagtgttattaaattaatttatattttcctttGTGCTTCGCTTTTTCACAGTCTCATGCAcgtgatataaaatattaaattacaacttgcattcatttattttatataagttcCCTTGTAATAAGAATATATTTTGGAGATTaactgtttgattttgtttttgttcatctttgttacaaaatatataatgatgaTATAGAGATGAACAAAAAACTGCATTGCTGTGGATTTTAGTTTTGTTCCCAACAAAGGCATAGTAGTCCATTATCAGCATGCATCTATCAGTGTTAGAGGTTTTTACAATCTAACTCAGGGTCCTGAAGAGCCTTCCTGAAGGCAAGATGTGTCCACAAAGTGTCTTTCCCTCAAATATGAGAACTGCACACGTTCAGTCAAAGATTTGTTTCATAGTGTGCTTTATGAGCAACAGCACTACATGTGGGCAGTAAATTCTGAAGTCATATGTTTTACTCAAATATAAATCCCTGCCTTTCCTGTATATGCTCTCTCCTACACAACATACTATGATGaattacagcaaaataaataatataaaaatataataaatatgaaagctTCAGTTTAGAGGCAACAAGTTAATACACTTAGCTAAAAgatgacatttattttacaaaaattagccatttaaaaaagttaacagatCATCATGTGTATTCTAAACGTGTATTActtgttttacttttaatatattaaataatgatgTTTAAGGCATATCCTGCTTAACCATAAACCACTATTTCGAAACTGGGAGGTTCTTGAAAAAGTCGTCGTTCAGTCCTTCCAGCAAACACATGACCAACCAGGCCTGAAATCAACACAGACCCAAATAGGGCTGCCATCATGATCCGAACTCGGGCTTTTTTActgtcttttgttttctttgccttCAGTTTTGATATAGTTTTTGGCCAGACGACAAGTTCAGCAACAAGTAAGTTTCAGCCATACTGCTGTGTGTTTACAAGCGTTTTAACCGTGTCGATATGGTAAAACAATGCTCCTTTACCTGTCGAACTCTTTACTCGGGTCGCATTTTGGACATCAGCTCATTTCAGATTCAGCACGCGCTCGTGATGCCCACACGCTGTCTTCTGTGTAGGCAGCGCGCAAGCTTTTGAAACGCAGCCAATGTTTTTGCAGTTCGTTTGTCTGGACAGCCAGACTTTATTAATCGTCCAGCATATCGTCTGTTTCCTTGTAAATCGTAATGTTTTAATAAGAAGTCATGTATAAGCATAACGGTTTAACGACGATGTAACTTGGAAGTGACTTATAGCAGTGATCATATGACTCTGGACCACGGGCACTGTTTtactttctgaattttttttttaaatatgactaaagTTGTGTTTCAAATTGTTGACGCTTTTAGCCGTAGGCTAACCATAGCAAACTGACATTTTATTTGCTCATTTCAATGTACAAATAGTTTCCTGCTGTTTGTTTATGAGGCAGAGAGACTTTTGTTTAAATCACATGATAGGcaagaaaacaaatgaatattGTGTTCAGTATAAGAGGTCAgggataatatttaatataactgcTATACGAAAAGATGCTTCATGCCGATTTCTGCAAATATaaggttcagaattcaaatattaaaatcagtttaaGAAATGTACTTGTCACTGATGTCAGACTTGCCCCTTTTTCACAGACTGCATGTTAAAATCCAACACAACTTGTGAAGAATGCCTGAAGAATGTTTCGGTAAGATATCATTTGTTATTCACTGTCAGCAATTGTGGTTATCAGACTTCCTAACCCAGTGTTTGTTATACAGGCAGCCATAATTATAAAACGTGTgtaatatgtgtttgtgttattgaTCTCTTTTTCAGTGTTTGTGGTGCATCTCAAGCCAGAAATGCATTGAGTATCCAGTGAAGAGCATTCTGCCCTCTCACAGTGTCTGTCCGCTCTCAGAAGCTCGATGGGGAGTGTGCTGGTGTAAGACTGACAGTCACAAACAACAAGAAACATCTTGCCATCTCTTTACCTTCCTAATAGATGTATCGTATGGTGATGAACTGTAAAAGCAAGAAGAGCTTTATATATCTCGTTCATAGTTCATCATTTTTGTTAGCTTTACCTAAATGACTTTCTTGATTCTCACTTTCTTACATTTACACTCTTGTAAGATGTGTCAAGGCCAGTTCATCCTTCTACATGTATTGCCGGTGTCCGAGAACAAGCTGTGAGTTTTGGACAGGAATGCTCACATCTGTTCTGTGTTGTCTGAATCACAGTGAATTTCCAGACTCTCATCATTACCATCTCTGTGATCGCGGGGGTGATCATCATCGCCATATTTgtctgctgcttctgctgctgtaAATGTGAAAACATCGGGTAAGATGAAAACCAGCATGTgtaattaaaatttgtattacaATCAGCCAATGATTTGTACATATTTATCTTGACAATGTATTCTTATCAatgaaaattgtgtgtgtatgtatatatatatatatatatatatatatatatatatatatatatatatatatatatatatatatatatatatatatatatatatatacatatactgctATTAATCTTTAATAACAAATCACTATAACATTGGAACACATGAGAAATGATTACATGTAATTTTCCCTGAAAATTCGAAAGGTCTAAAAGGAGTGACGAGCGAATGGAGAGACAAGGTCACCTGAGAAAGTTCCGCCAAGAGGAGAGGTACGGTTTGTTTTGAGAAAATTGATTtcatacatttgattattttgttaaGAGTTGTGGAGACCAGTGAGTCTTGTCTTGATGAAATAGTGCTCAGTAagaaaaaagtgctttatttGTTTGCAGGAAAGCAGAGATGAGGCAGAGGCATGAAGAAATGAGAATGAAATACGGTACGATTTCTCTTTCATCATAAATGATATCAAATAAATAGTATCTTAGTAGTTCCACTGTGTTTCAGAGTTGTATCTGTGCTCTCTGTTTTAGGTTTGGAAAAGGATAACCCGTACTCCAGATTTGAGAACAGCTGAGAAACTTCTGGTGATGCTCCACTGTTGTCTTTTCTTTTACCTCACACCTGTTGTAAAACAAAAAGACCAGATTTCCCTGCATATCCAGCACtccatttttcttttagttaGAAAGATCCTAAATATACCAGTTACTAGCTgaccacacaaacatacattgtTGCCTTTGGCTTGAAGTTTAATTCATTCACACTTGGATTTTCAGTTAATCATCCAGCAAACCACAAATTAGATGTATTTATGAAGCCTTGTAAGTATATACATTAATCAACAAATTATAAAGTATAGTACATTCAACCAAATTAAGTAAGACTTGTTGATGATCGAGTCATCATTGGACTTTGCCTGATTGGTTGGCTGtacatgaaattaattttttatttagcctcTTTTAGTTGTGTAGCATTTTTAGTCTGATTAAACTAGGACTTGTCTTTCATAAAATACACCACGTGCTATAATCCAGTGTGCTTTATAGATTTATCTCCTACACATTTCATATGctttttaaagtgaaattgaTTTGTCTCTGTCTTTGCTAGTGTGCTGGCATTTCAATATAATTTACCTGTGTGCTGCATTTTTCAGCGTTTCGATTACTAGTTTATTGTATTAACCAAAGGGTTGATTTGTCAGTGCAATTTACAAGTCAAATAAACTGttagaaagaaaacaataaagtgaatattgtacatttgttttctgtttactgtatatgataaaaatgtaaaactttttaccTAAATCTTATTGCTTATTGGttgtattgttacatttttttttttttttttggtgatgcaagttatttattttatatgtaatttgatatatagttattttatatgtaattacatTAGAAATATGTCATGttaagtaatgtttttgtttttatacaccAGACCCCAAAGtagtaatgtaatatttttcattaagttAAAGTAATAAACATTATCATGTtgaaattatgtcataatttaaagtaattttgtagTTAAAGCAACATTATGTAACATTTTCCGTGTTCAGagtttgcaaaatgtatataatgagcgagtacatcataaattcatctaccaaaacgcctttttgtcttatcccaaatcactacggtgcatttataagtgattatttttggactaggaacactccgactttttgagactttagcttattcacagtatcccccagagtccATACATaccatttttaatttctgtgcattctgtaagtgttatttgacgcacccaccgctagcctagcttagcacaaagactggatgtaaatggataatggtagcatatagtaatcccaataagtgacaaaaaaatgcaaacattttcctatttacatgttgtgatctgtatagtcacagcgtgtacaaataacaaggctatgagacagagaccatttttaatcgtataaatactgggaactatattctcactaggcgtaggagcacagctaacgttacttgggcggagtgattagcgcagcacccgagacgcgccgtggtgaggagcagagagttcgctcagagttggattaatagagtcagcaattactagatagTAAATTTATAGTGTACAATCATGGGTGTttcgctgtattgtaaagagctgcgacaataaacaggggagaccaggtaataccatgatgtttcatagaattccaaccaaaaacgctgacctgatgaatcgatagctacttgttctgggtatagttccaaacacacctgtaaacaccatcacgaagtatttcgtttgctctgaacattttactaTAGAaagactattttgaaaaaatgcaagttgccacacggaccatgaaacgtgtgctaaaggatacagccatcccatcgataataaagacaggacaaattggatcacctgttgctgtggtaagtgttccgttatgttttgagatgtagttagtcacgtttgttttgtttacggaaccatcaacagcaagtaggggtaactgcagcctggagcaatgggcgtgccaaaACGGgtgtgccaaaaggtttctcattggtgaaacgaaaggtaaggggcgtgccaaaaggtaatgcgaaagatggctgtaaaacaaaaaaaaaaaggtggcgAGTCATATACTCTTAATCGCAGATTAAAAGGAAACCATAAATTCAGCATAAtcctataaaaccaaatttaattcttccaaggtaaaaacggcgttaatgatattaagaatattattttaaattacttttgaaagtaccttctttttttttttttactgttgcatAAACATGCtgtgtaaagtttattttaaaattgtgtaaatatgTGAAATACTGTGAACTGCTCACCTCTCCTCAGAAGACTcgacgctttttttttttgaacacagaACAGATAACATACAGAGCACAGCATAAGACAGTCagtgtaatataaaatgtttttgaaagtaccttcaaaacttCATGGTgcgggttactgacgtcatcgccgcaagtttaggtcttgatttatcaataatcaaaaacaaattacaattatttttcgagaatacaaacgtttcttaacacggttagtcgcactagctgttcttacgttaaagtcaaaagttactaacaagaacaaacaacgaacagctgtagatttattaacaaacaaagtttaataaatactgtattaaatgtattgctcatagttaatgttagttaatacatcagtgtcaacaaatgaaaccttattgtaaagtgttaccctcgaaAAATATGTTTTGCCTGATACatagttgacaaaaccactaaattataaaatataaaaattagtcagaagagtttagtaaccttatgttaaGTGACATAAGCAAAGAGACACAGCTTTatgcactaaaacatttatttagctttcagtttcagtcgccaattcaagtaaaaaaaaaaaaaaaaaaaaaattatatatatatatatatatatatacatatatacacaaagatagatagataaaccactcattcattcattctgtagtagcagcccatagaacagaatccagcaaactctttgtctgaacagaaagctgtgaagacccccttctttccatggctacagtatctacagccatcacacctgctgagctcaaactcactctgtatgtcttcctcacatctggactgacagacttccagtcaacCATACCTACACaagagaaaacacaaatgttgagagattcaaacaaaaagtaaccaataactagaactaaatataaaataaaaaagactgcaagtgttgtcactagcagaagcacaagtgtctgagagtgcaagtctgcagcctgacccttctccattatattataatacaactgtactgctgactcttcactgagacagtcatttctgttaccaaaagtacatatgcttcctgtgcatgttttctaaaagaatggaatcacaaaaaaggtgactggcactcatctataccatAGGTTATACTAATTTCTGGTTCAACATGTttgattaacttcaaaagagtgaatgtccttcgagtgcactttgggcaatggtacagttgaggcatgaggatctaatacaaaagGCTAATCATTCAGAGTAAAGTTACTTGCAGTGCTTGTCTCCATCTTCTAATGTTGAGAATGTGCCTCCgaaggaaagtcagtgtctttctcaggtgtgttGGATATGCCACGTTGAAAGCAGAATACACacagaaggctgttatgaaggcttcatcaaggctggtgcactgacacacatctattccatcttctgtcaccacactgaaccctcctcctatgattgccattttacagtcagtatccatcagGTGTGTGGTAGGAAAGAGTGTAGCAGGGTCCTCCtacataaaaaattttaataaaaaataataataattaaaaaaaaaaaagaaatgcttttcAAATTCATCAAATTCTGTTCCTTCCTCTTTGGCtcagacagtgtagctacatacagtgcagaactgcaaaaacaatcagaagctaatgtataaggttcacaatatacgatgcatttcatgttcttgtatacactgataaatcttacattgttttctaaaactattgttttaaatttttaacagatgggctaaaaAGGTactgaagaataaaatattacatgaaaagatttgaaacgatattttacagttgatgattttttttactatactcactccagcaggtgtccttaagtatgggtgtttttttgAGTACATCTTCCACAGACATTCCTTCCATGCTTTCTCAGcgtctccaggagaatgttccTGCCGTGTGGTCTTTAACAGTCCAGGTGTCTGgatgtgttttctgatactcactttgtagcacattcacatggacctcaacagacactgaatcctccccaacacaagtttccttcatcagaacaacagaaacagatcatgcttagaccgtgacagatatgagaaacatctaaatacttattgaacaaggtgctttagatataaaaaataataaaaacattgaactgcataaacagtaagatgatggtcaggcagtgaaaaagtggagtatatacaaaaaaaaaagatttaaatatctgtagtacagtatcttccttacattgaagtgaaaatgttaaattgattaacagtgcaaaaataaatgatgcatatggcagtgtgcttacatatgctacaataacctgcaagtggtgcatgttctgctttaaatttccggtttagggatgtgtcaggtgtgcttaaaacacaaatttgactgattgtcatttttcagcaaataaagattacaatatattattactacaatattgtgtgtgattatgttgatagagataaatcaatggattaaaaacaatgtaacttacaCAGTAATTTCCTTctatatttctctggaaagggtaCTTCACAATCAGTGTGTTGgcaacttgaatatactctgcattagttggaCACCTAAcagaaaggtagaaacaaactctaaattagttttttgattttgtctaatcgtcttcatagattgtAAATTGATCTTTAGTTCAGTTGTAATAGCAAaggtggtaataattattattcttacaggatgtattctgtactgtattgcacaaaaaggacgCAGATATAAACTATCAACTCTGAGAGCTTCGATGCAGATGCAGAcatcgttttgtctcactgtacatacagtatgtctgtcaacaacaataaaccaattactaaagctgcaagatGTAACGCAAAGGCAAAATTATGATCGTATTGTAACAAGCTaccttaatatacatatttgtggtatatataGCATAGATAAACGTATGATGTATAATTACCTCACGTCTTATCGCCGCCACCTTCTCTTGTCTAAGGAAATtacgtaaatgtatatttaccgctgattgggcaacacagtaaaactcctttcaccaatgagaaaccttttggcacgcccctacgtttcggcacgcccattgctccaggctgcagttacccctgTCTCGTCAACAGGGCGTCTcgggtgctgcgctaatcactccgcccaagtagccactccgcccaagtaacgttcgctgtgctcctacgcctagtgataatatagttcccagtatttatacgattaaaaatggtctctgtctcatatagccttgttatttgtacacgctgtgactataaagatcacaacatgtaaataggaaaatgtttgcattattttgtcacttattgggattactatgctacaattatccatttacatccagtctttgtgctaagctaggctagcggtgggtgcgtcaaataacacttacagaacacacagaaatgaaaaaggtatgtatggacttatctaactcgtggggatactgtgaataagctaaagtcccaaaaagtcggagtgttcctagtccaaaaataatcacttatgaatgcaccgtagtgatttgggataagacaaaaaggcgttttggtagatgaatttatgatgtactcgctcattatatacattttgcaaactCTGAACACGGAAAATGTTACATAATGTTGCTTTAACtacaaaaaattactttaaattatgacataatttcaAACATGATAATGTTTATTACTTTAgcttaattgaaaaatattacattactaCTTTGGGGTCTggtgtataaaaacaaaaacattacttaaCATGACATATTTCTAatgtaattacatataaaataactatatatcaaattacatataaaataaataacttgcatcaccagtcccaaaaagtcgg
Encoded proteins:
- the LOC109061418 gene encoding pituitary tumor-transforming gene 1 protein-interacting protein-like; translated protein: MIRTRAFLLSFVFFAFSFDIVFGQTTSSATNCMLKSNTTCEECLKNVSCLWCISSQKCIEYPVKSILPSHSVCPLSEARWGVCWLNFQTLIITISVIAGVIIIAIFVCCFCCCKCENIGSKRSDERMERQGHLRKFRQEERKAEMRQRHEEMRMKYGLEKDNPYSRFENS